A portion of the Phoenix dactylifera cultivar Barhee BC4 unplaced genomic scaffold, palm_55x_up_171113_PBpolish2nd_filt_p 000411F, whole genome shotgun sequence genome contains these proteins:
- the LOC120105975 gene encoding uncharacterized protein LOC120105975 gives MTEEEVARVCPPDVYHHQWRELVHYWFFERGQTYSDIGRAARASQTIPHTSGSKSYARLRAEFMEDHGRKPGEVEFYKMTHTHRDGSFVREESRDIVDRATSLISERIGESSSIGNTRGVEAQVFTELMGSERYGRVRGYGVGVTPTQLSAVGRYTQDVRQSSSTAEVNDLKAEIKELKQSHQTEMQSLRAQINQITSLLHQFVPPQVPDSSSARRDGDASDP, from the exons atgacagaggaggaggttgctcgtgtttgtcctcctgatgtataccatcatcagtggagggagcttgttcactattGGTTTTTCGAGAGAGGACAG ACATATTCTGACATTGGTCGAGCCGCACGAGCATCTCAGACaattcctcacacttcaggctcgaagagttatgcgaggctcagagctgaattc atggaagaCCATGGGAGGAAACCTGGTGAGGTGGAGttctataagatgactcacacccaccgagatggcagctttgtccgagaggagtcgagagatatagtt gacagaGCTACATCCCTTATTTCAGAGCGTATCGGAGAGTCATCTTCAATCGGCAACACCAGAGGTGTCGAAGCTCAGGTGTTTACCGAGTTGATGGGCTCggagcgttatggtcgagtgaggggttatggcgttggagttacccccactcagttgtctgcagtgggTAGATATACTCAAGATGTTAGACAGAgtagtagcactgcagaggttaatgatctgaaggcagagataaaagagttgaagcagagccacCAGACAGAGATGCAATCTTTGAGGGCTCAGATTAATCAGATTACATCTTTGTTGCATCAGTTTGTCCCTCCTCAG GTTCCTGATAGTTCATCTGCACGTAGAGATGGTGATGCTAGCGACCCCTGA